The genomic segment CTTCCTGGGGAGCCTGGTCTGACTGAGTTGGCTGGCGATTTCAAGATCCATTTTCATGATCGCCAAGGAGACTTCTATTGGTATAATAAATTGATGTCATCTGATTTTCTCTTGTTGTGCTGATATTTCCCCTCCTTTTTTCCTTACAGAACCTGGTGGTTAAAAAAGGAGAGGTGATATTATTGCCTTCGTTTTGTAATATTTATAGTTTTCCTGATTATCAGCTGGTTAAACACCACAATGATTGAGAACCGGAAAGTTCTGAACACAAGTGATCTTGATGGTTTTGACAAGgtaaaattcatgatttgctTCTAGATTATTTCAACTTTGTGGGCTCACGCTAGAGTTTACTGGCTTGTCAAGCACGTGTAGATCTTTTTCTTCCCAACTCGACTCTTGCGCGTTCCTTCATGTTCAAGTTTCTGGGGTTCCAGAGATGATGAGAATTGTTACTGGTTGTCTTGACTGTGAATGGCAACAGTGGCATTTTGTTGCAGACAACTCACTGCTCAGTCTGTGGCATATGATAATATTACTTTTACATATTTGTGTGCAGAGAAAACTTCCATCCCCGGGCTTCCAAGTCGAAGTTGTCGTTGTAGATTATGACGCTGCTGCTGTTTCAACAAAAAACCCAGCAAAAACCACTACCGAAGAATCTACCCAAACTTCCGGTGCAACTACAAACTCAAAACCTAGTACCATACCAGTTGAGGAGCCTGCAGCTGTTAATAACTCGAATGAAGACAAGGACGATGTGTTCTCTGACAATGAAGATGAAGTATCCGCATCTTCAAAATCCAATCAGTCTGGTAAGTCTCCCCAAGTTAATTCAACTTTGACTGCCAAAGATGCTTCACCGAACAGCAAAGATGGCTCAAATCAAATAGCAAATTTGACGCGCAAAACAGAATACGTCTCGTTAGCAACTTCAGGTTCAACTCGATCTGAGCCTAGCAAAGAGGCTGTTGGAGTAAATTCATCGACAAGCAAAGCGTCAAAGCCGGTGGAGGAGGTGAGTGAGTTCAAAGCAATGGCTGCGGATGCTTCGATATTTTCATTTGGAGATGACGATGATTCTGAAAGTGAATGCTCATAAATGTCCACAGCCCTGTGGTGTGCGTTTTATTTAATTCCTTTTATTTAAAGGTTTGTTTGGGAATGCTTTTGCGGTTGAATCATTCTGAATTTGTCGTAAGTACATACTATTTtgatatactttaaaatatttaattataaaaacttTCTGTGAAATTTTATAATACGATCAATTGCTTTAGAAAAGATAATGTGATTTGGTGTATTTTtacataattaaatttaataataatatattattattatcatctatacttttaattaagaatatggTTTTTAGTAACTATGATTGTTGATCATCAAATCTAGATTCATCAGCAGTAActaggattttttttttaaaagtagatTGGCTATTATTATGACAataacttgtgtgagacggactcacgggtcgtatttgcgagacggatatcttatttgggtcatccacgaaaaaatattattttttatgtagggttgatccgtctcacagataaagattcgtctCACCGTCTcataagattcgtgagatcgtctcactaGAGTGAGACCGTCAGTGtcttgtgagatggtttcacgaatctttatctgtgagacggatcaaccttaccgtgagacggtctcacgaatctttatctgtgagatgggtcaatcttaccgatattcacaataaaaagtaataatcttagcataaaaagtaatattttttcgtggATAGCTCAAATAcgagatccgtctcataaaatatgatccgtgagatcgtcttacacaagtttttgtcataataatattatattttttaacaaaTTCTAAACCTAAAATATGAGCCTAGTGTTTTAATTAtcgtaaaatatatatattctatATATTTGTTTAACAAAAAAAACAGAATTTTAGCCGAGAGTGGGTCTtagtcttacgaatctttaacTGTGAATGAAACGGTTCATCAATTTATTTGAGAGCTGATTTGTACTGAATCAGATAATGGAATAGACAACCAAAAAGAacttatattaatttattttattttaaaaatgtttaattTGGGGTTTACATATTTTCTGGAACATCGATGCTTACACGTTAATTGCCCAACGCGTTTCATCAAAAATGGGGCATTTTCAGAGTTTAATGGCGGTAATCATGCTCAGACGTGGCGCCGTTATTGTGTGTAATCCTCTTCGATCCCAGCCGAATTTTCTTCGTCAACTCTAATTTAATCCAATTCGTTTCGAGTTTTTTTATTGCAAGTTGCATCACTACAGCGGGGAAGAAATTGAATAACAGCTAAAGCTCGCTTCCCCTTAATCGGTTGCTCAATGTCGACTTTCGGCATCCAAGGTCAATCGCTAGAGATTACAGGTGCGAATAACTTCTCGATTTTGCtttttatgtatatatttcATGTTTAATTTGTTCATTTTGGATTGGATGTCAGTTGTTGGTTGTAACAAATTGAAAAATACTGAATGGATCACCAGGCAAGATCCCTACGTTTGTATTGAATATGGCAACTCCAAGTTTCGAACACGTACTTGTAAAGGTTTGTCTCATATATTCACATTAAATTTTGTTGTGTAATTTGAGTTTTTGAGTGTTATCTCGGTTCTATTCAAAAGTTTTGTTATCTTTTTCTGATTTGTTTTTTGAGTGTAATTTGTGTAGATGGGGGGAGGAATCCCACTTTTCAAGAGAAATTCGTGCTTAGCTTGATAGAAGGGTTGAGGGAATTCAGTGTTAACGTGTGGAACAGCAATACTCTGACTTACGATGATTTCATAGGCAGCGGAAAGTAATGATTTTTATCTCTTGTATCTCTTTTTCAAATGTttcttcattattttttatctttgaaTTTGGTGTATCCAGGATTCAATTACAGAGAGTTTTATCCAATGGTTACGACAATAGCGCATGGACTCTTCAGGACAAAAGGGGCAGGTAAACTCTGCGGATTAATCGAAACTAAGTTGCGAATGTTAGCTTCATCGTACTTTTTGAAACTTTTTCTAGAATGTTGATTGTTATCATCAGTGGATATTGAATTGTGTTGAGGGGCATCCAATAGTTTAGCGGGGGGATTCAATTAATTTGGGAGGACGAGAAactagtatttttgaaaaaattataaataatttttttttgtctgaGGAGCCCCCTTTACCCTTTTCATTGGTTTGCCCCCGAATGTCAATATGTGCGTAGAGAGCTTGTATGCTAGTGATTACGTTAGAATCATTGTGAGTGAGCTCACATGCACGTAGTTGTTTGCTTGTGCTTTCCGAAAGTTTTGCTTTCCAAAAGTTTTTCTAGAATGTTGTAATCAGCAGTGAAACACTGAATGTGTTGAGGGGCGTGATGAGTTTAGTTGGGCTACTCCATTCATTTGGAACATGGGAGGAGGCAAAAACTGTGAAGTGATTTACATTTTTAATGCATGAAACCAAAGATTCGTGTAGATTGGATGTTAGTGTACTTTCTACTGATCATTTATCTATTTTGCGAGCACTAAGTAGATCCCTTGATGACTATATCTTTTCTAGGAAATACTGCATGTGTTTGTTTAAATGCGGTATGCTTTTTGCTTTGTTAAGAAagcttttcttttttcaattaGATGAATGCCTTTGCTATGGCACTTGCTGCTCAATTTTGTTTGAATGAGCTTAAAGTGTGCTGCATTTATCCACATATTCACCCGCGATCCAAATACATATTTATTGACAGCTTATATATGTGTTTTTTCATCTATAGGCATGCTGGAGAAGTTCGATTGATACTCCACTTTGCTAATGCCTATGTAAGTCAATAACCGTCCTTTTCTTTCATTGAGTCCCGTTGATCATTGTATGCTAATGAACACTTCTTCTTTTTTCAGAAGCCAGTTACAAGTCATCTTCCACAATATTCGGTGACGCCAGCTTCTCAAGTCCCTCTTTTCTCGGCATCTCCAGTCTCTTCATATCCTCCAACAAGTGTCCCAGCTCCACCTCCTTCTCTGGCATACCCTCCTAATCCAGCGGTATATCCCCGACCTCCTCCTCCTTCTCTGGCATACCCTCCTAATCCAGCGGTATATCCCCCACCTCCTTCTCCTTCTCCATCATACCCTCCTAATTCAGCAGTATATCCCCCACCTCCTGCTCCTTCTCAGTCATACCCTCCTATTCCAGCAGTATATCCCCCACCCTCATATCATCAACCACCTACATATCCTTCAACGTATCCACCAGGGCCATCGCCATCAGTGTATCCCCCACCATCCAACGAGCCACACTACTATCCTCCAGGTAAAAGTTACCTATTTTATAGCTTTTATCGAGCCAAATGGCTAACTTAATAACTATATATATTACGAATTTAATCCAATCTATCCTTTGTGACAGGTTTATATCCGCCGTCTCCTTATCATCCACAGCAATACTAAGACAACAAGCTTTGCTCCATACCCGTTGCAACGGGCATCGATCTCTCTCCGCcggtatttgaatttttttttttccgccTCATGGCGTGTGGTGGATGTTGAGGATTATATATTTTTGTGTGTTTCTTTGATTGTTAAAGTCAAGCAGATTGTAAATAGATGTAGAAAATGAGTCGTTTTAGTTTCTTTACCAAGTATTTCAAAAGTATTCTTTTGTAATTATATAATACTAAATTCTAACACTTGGTGTTTTATTATGTTGGCCGTGGTCGCCTTGAAATTGGGCTTTTGACCATTAATCCAATCCGAGTAATAAGATAAGATGTTATTGATTTGAGTGAGATATCTATTGTATTGATCTACACAGTCGTTGACTACTCATCAGACACATGATTTTGATATGTTATTTTTGTCAAACTCGTGTCCAACCATTCGATATATATCAGAAAAAATGCAACCGATCTCCCTCCTCTCGCAAACATGGTAGGGTATTCATGTTGTGGAATAATTCGTGTTCGCGTTCAAGttaatggcaaaaacttgtgtgagacggtctcacgggttgtattttgtgatacggatctcttatttgggtcatcaatgaaaaaatattattttttatgctaagaatattactttttatcgtgaatatcggtagggttgatccatctcacagataaagattcgtgagaccgtttcacaagagacatactccaAGATAATTGTGTCGGGATTGATGCACGCCTTGAAAACAAACTTTTGTTGTCATTTTTCTTACTACAATCTGAGATTTTTCGCTTTTGCGCGAAATCAAATTCACGTTTTTCATGGTTTATACCACTTCACCCGAATGGTGACGACCCTTTCGAAATTCTATTATGTTAAAAGAGGCAGATAATGATGGACGATTTTGAAAAGTTGAGGGGTTACCTCGGGTTTTGATTACTGAGTTGTGGGCAGCTTTTGACTAACGAGAATCATGCAACAACTTTTTATAGTTTTTAGTTAACTAATTATTAAAGCGGATATCGACTTTAGTTTAGTCATTACCTAATCTAATCATTTTTCCCAAACAATATAGATCTATGATCCATAATAATACAACGTGAAATTCTTAACTTTAATGTTTACGACTTTTTCGTTGCGagtaaaattacaatttttccaatattaaaaaaaaaaacgctcAATTTTTTTTCGTCTCTTTTTTTAATATCACGTAATCAAAATAAGATCTCGTGCCGATAGTTGTGAAGTGTAGTTAAAAAAAACACTTAATTTTGTTTTGCAGAgtataaatattaaattgtgCTCGACACATgttcttgaaaatttttaatcatgtgtctaaattaatataatgattTGTATATGGTTGgattcaaaatttaattcaaGTATTCACTATGCATTATGttattgtcaaaaaaaaaaataaaaattggatAGCATTGTTAATAATGGAGCATTTTTACTTGGAAAGATAACGATTTACAGTTCTTAAAATTTGAACTCATATGGATTGAAACTTATTAATTTCAACTTTAATGATTAGGGAAAAATTAACGGTATCACTTGTTAGATAATCAAactaattataattaattactttataattatatttttatttttataaaagtaaaaaacaaggattaataaaatttataaaaattaaatagttTAATCATGTAATTTTAGGATCGAAATAAATAGTAAGTCatcgatttatatatatatatatataattgagacAAGACCTCCTGTCAACAAAGGAAGGCTCATGCCAGACCTATACAAAAAATTTtgtagacggtctcacgagtcaattttgtgagacgatctcctATTTTGGtcaattatgaaaaatattacttattatcgTAAATATGAGTAGGATTAATCCGTCCTATAAGTGACGTAAGTCACAGTATTGAATAGAAATTGAAACGAGGCAATTCTTGTTTTGATTCACGGTTTGGAGGGATATTAGTTGGTGGTTTTCTTCCTGCCAGTAAACACAGAAGAAAAAATAGCAACACTCTGAAAATCGTCAAAAGGCTTTTGATCTACTGGCTCCATATGAGACCCGTTGAAAATCTCTTCCCaaatataaaaagaaaaactaaaaatagtataaatataatgaaaaataaacatTGCCATTTAtccaatatttaaaaaaaaaacaaatatttttattgtcatcTATCCATATGCATAAAGAAAAGACAAGCGTGACACCCACTCTGATAAATAAAATCTCACACCCTTTTATCTCTGTTTTTGAGAACCGAGTCCTTCGGTCACCGCTCAGAttgagagagagagagtgaATGGTTTTACCTTTAATTTTCTCCACTTTTCGAGTATAATGAACGCAGGAGAAAGAGCACATCTTCTCAGAAGAAGatgaatatacaacaaaatgcACCAT from the Primulina tabacum isolate GXHZ01 chromosome 8, ASM2559414v2, whole genome shotgun sequence genome contains:
- the LOC142554095 gene encoding uncharacterized protein LOC142554095, giving the protein MSTFGIQGQSLEITVVGCNKLKNTEWITRQDPYVCIEYGNSKFRTRTCKDGGRNPTFQEKFVLSLIEGLREFSVNVWNSNTLTYDDFIGSGKIQLQRVLSNGYDNSAWTLQDKRGRHAGEVRLILHFANAYKPVTSHLPQYSVTPASQVPLFSASPVSSYPPTSVPAPPPSLAYPPNPAVYPRPPPPSLAYPPNPAVYPPPPSPSPSYPPNSAVYPPPPAPSQSYPPIPAVYPPPSYHQPPTYPSTYPPGPSPSVYPPPSNEPHYYPPGLYPPSPYHPQQY